The nucleotide sequence CGCCGGCCAAAAGCTCAACGTCGCCCTCCTGATCGGCGGCGTCTCCTTCGGCGACCAGGACGCCAAGCTGATGCGCGGCGTCGACGTCCTGATCGCAACGCCGGGCCGGCTGCTCGACCATACCGAGCGCGGCGGCCTCCTGCTCACCGGCGTCGAGCTGCTCGTCATCGACGAAGCCGACCGCATGCTGGACATGGGCTTCATTCCCGACATCGAGCGCATCTGCAAGCTCGTTCCCTTCACGCGGCAGACCCTGTTCTTCACCGCGACCATGCCGCCGGAAATCCGGCGCATCACCGAGGCCTTCCTGCACAATCCGCAGAAGGTCGAAGTTTCCCGGCCCGCCACCACGGCCGTGACCGTCACGCAGTCGCAGATCCCGGCCGGCCGCGAGCCGCACGAGAAGCGCGAGCTGCTCCGCCGCCTGCTCCGCGAAGCCAAAGACCTCAAGAACGCAATCATCTTCTGCAATCGCAAGCGCGAGGTCGCGATCGTTCACAAGTCACTTCAAAAGCACGGCTTCAGTGCCGGTGCGCTGCACGGTGACATGGACCAGCCGGCCCGCATGGCGGCACTGGATCAATTCCGCAAGGGCGAGCTGCCGCTCTTGGTTGCCTCCGACGTCGCCGCCCGCGGCCTCGACATTCCCGAGGTCAGCCACGTCTTCAATTTCGACGTTCCCCACCACCCCGACGATTACGTTCACCGCATCGGCCGCACCGGCCGCGCAGGCCGCACCGGCACCGCGATCTCGATCGTGACGCCGCTCGACCAGAAGTCGATGGCCGCGATCGAGAAGCTGATCGGCCAGAACATTCCCCGCGCCGAAGGCGATTACGAAGTGCACGCGGAAACGACTGAAGCGACCGAGCGCACGCGCGAAAAGCGCGGCCGCGAGCGTTCGCGCGGCGGACGCGGCAAGCCTCAGCGCGGCCACGACCGTGAGCGCAGCCACGAGCCGCGTGGCGATTCAAGGCAAGCCTCCGAAGCAAAGCATGCGCATGAGCCGCGCCACCGCGCGCGCCAGCAGGCCAATGCATCGCACGTGCCGTCGATCGGTCGTCCCGAGCCGCGCCGGCCGCAACGTGAGATCGACACCGAGCCCGGCGATCATTCCCATCTTCCGGCGTTTCTGCTGCGACCGGTGCGCTCTCCCGCCGGCGCCTAAAGCGCGATGCGCTTGCGAACGGCCGTTTACCGGCCGTTCACGATCATCCGTTAGCCTACGAACATAATTTAAGCATTGCTGCGGTCGGCGGCGCACCGACCGTTGTGGGGTATGTTCCGTGGTCAAGGTGCTCGACGAACACGAACGCACGATGGCGTTCGCCGAGGTGGCGCTCGGTCAGATCCGATCGCTCAAGCAAACCGCAATTCCCCGCAATTATGAAATCTGGTACGTCTACGCCACCGGCTACAACGCGCCGCTCAACAAGATCATCAACGAGACCCTGGCGCGCAACGGCAAGCTGACCGAAGCCGATCTCGAGCAGATCTACGAGACCTATCTCTCCCACATCAAGACCACCGATCGTATCGACAAGGTCGGCGCGCGCGTCATCGGCGAGATCGACGACGTCGTGAAGATCCTGGGCGAAGCCCTCGGGATGACCAGTTCCTACGAAGCCAGCCTGTCGGGCGCGACGGAAAAGCTGTCGTCGGCCAAGAGCCGCGAGCAGATCAAGTCGATCGTCGAGACGCTGGTACGCTCGACCCGCGAGATGCGCGAGACCAACAAGGTTCTGGAAGACCGCCTGACGCTGTCGAAGAACGAGATCAGCAATCTCCAGCAGAGCCTCGAGGCGATTCGCGCCGAGAGCCTGACCGATCCGCTCACGGGGCTGGGAAATCGCAAATATTTCGATCGCATGATCGGCATGGCTGTGCAGAGCGCGCTCGCTAGCGGCGAGCCGCTGTCGCTCCTGCTGTTCGACATCGATCATTTCAAGTCATTCAACGATTCCTACGGCCATCTCACCGGCGACCAGGTGCTGCGCCTGGTCGGCCTGTCCCTGAAGCAGACCATCAAGGGCCAGGACATCACCGCGCGCTACGGCGGCGAGGAGTTCGCGGTGGTACTGCCCAACACCGCGTTGCGCCAGGCCCTCACCGTCGCCGATCACATCCGCCGTGCCGTGATGGCAAAGGAATTGAAGAAGAAATCCACTGGCGAGATCCTCGGCCGCGTCACCATCTCCGTCGGCGTCTCCATGCTGAAGCAAGGCGACGACACCGACTCCCTGATCGAGCGCGCCGACGCCTGCCTCTACGCCGCCAAACGCAACGGCCGCAACCGGGTGATCTGCGAGGCGGATCCGGAATACGTCGCGGAATCGCGCGGCCAGGTGGCGTGAGCCCTACTCACCGGCCGTCATTCCGGGGCGCGCCTCTTGCCGCGCCCCGGAATGACGGAGGCGATTACGCCTTCCTCTTAGTGCGCTTGCGCACCGCAGCCTTGTTGGCTTGCTTTCTCGCCGCAACCTTCTTGCCCGGCTTCTTCGCCGGCGCTTTCGCAACCGTGGCAACCCTCTTCTTCGTCTTCGGCTTCTTCTTCACCTTCGCACGCTGCGCAGCGGCGAGCGCTCCTCTTGCCCATTGCGCCAACTCTTCGGAATCGTCGAACAGACGTGCGGGCAGTTGCCAGTAGGAGTTCACCGTCACGGTCTTGGCGCGCGTCTGGTACTGAAACGGCTTTGAGCCCTCGGCCTCATAGTCCGGGATGGTCTGCTCGTCGGCGCGGAAAAACAGGCCGGCGCGCAGTGACAACGCGAAGTTGGTGCCGTCGGCGGAAATGCCGTAGCCGGAGAACATCTTGCGGATCGTGACCGGGCCGAAATCGGCGAACAGGTCGATCAGGAATTCGCGGTCCATGGCCAAGCTTCCTCCCCATCGTCGTCCTGGCGAAAGCCAGGACCCATCACCACGGAAGGTAGTTTAGCGATGACTGTTCGTCGTACCAGTCGCCTGACACCGCCCACCGCAGCGAGATCACGCGGTGGGTTCTGGCCTTCGCCAGGACGACAGCGGTTTGATTTGCTAGAGGCGAACTACCTACCCCTCAACCTTCGCCGGCCGCAGTTCGACCGACTCGCCGCAGCCGCAGGCGGAGACCTGGTTGGGGTTGTTGAAGACGAACTGGGCCTGCATCTTGTCGGCCTTGTAGTCCATCTCGGTTCCGAGCAGGAACAGCACGGCCTTGGGATCGACCAGGATCTTGACGCCCTTGTCCTCGACGACCTCGTCGGTCGGGCGGATCTCATGGGCGTATTCGACCGTATAGGACTGACCGGCGCAGCCACCGTTCTTCACGCCGACGCGCAGGCCCACGATCTCGGAATCCGCGCGCTGGGCCAGCTCGGTGATACGCTGCGCGGCAGCATCCGTCAGCCGCATCACCTGCGGGCGAGGCCGCCGCGGCTTGGGGCTGGAAGCTGGTGTCGAGGCCGACGGTGCTTGGGTCATGTCAGTCATGTGGTCCGTTGTGGAGCAAATTCAATGCTAGGGGCGGGCTCACCACATGTTAAGCACGAGGCGCGCCTCGTCGCTCATGCGTTCGGGTGACCAGGCCGGCTCCCAGACGACCTTGACGTCGACCACGCCGACGCCGGGAACGCTGGCAACTGCGTTCTCCACCATGGTCGGCAGCTCGCCGGCGGCCGGGCAATTCGGCGTCGTCAGCGTCATCAACACGTCGACGGAGCGGTCGTCCTTGATCTCGACCTTGTAGATCAGGCCGAGCTCGTAGATGTCGGCCGGGATTTCCGGGTCGAACACAGTCTTGAGGCCAGCGATGATCTCGCGCGTCAGCCGCTCGGTCTCCTCCGGCGGCAGCGCCGAATGGGTTTCCATCGGATTAGCTTTGACTTCGGCCATGTCACTCATGCGAACAAATCCCGTGCCTTCAGCAGCGCCCGTGCCAGATGGTCGACTTCGTCACGCGTATTATACATGCCGAACGAGGCGCGGCAGGTGGCGGTGACGTTGAACCGCTCTAAAAGCGGCATCACGCAATGGGTGCCGGCGCGCACCGCGATGCCCTGGCGGTCGATCACGGTGGCGACGTCGTGGGCGTGCGCGCCCTTGAGCTCGAAAGAGATCACCGGGCCCTTGCCGCGGGCGGTGCCGATCAACCGCAGCGAGTTGATCTCGCGCAACCGCTCCTGGGCGTAGGTGACGAGGTCGCGCTCGTGCGCAGCGATGCGCTCCTTGCCGATCGAATTGACGTAGTCGATGGCAGCGCCAAGGCCGATTGCTTCGACGATGGGCGGGGTGCCTGCTTCGAACTTGTGCGGCGGGTCGCCGTAGGTGACCCAGTCCTTGGCAACCTCGCGGATCATCTCGCCGCCGCCGTTGAAGGGCCGCATCGCGACAAGGTGCTCGTGCTTGGCATAGAGCGCGCCGACGCCGGTCGGGCCATAGACCTTGTGGCCGGTGAAAGCGTAGAAATCGCAGTCGAGATCCTGCACGTCGACGGGCAGGTGCACCGCGCCTTGCGCGCCGTCGACCAGCACCCGGATGCCGCGGTCGTGGGCCAGCCGCACAACCTCCTTGATCGGGACGAACGTCCCGAGCGCGTTCGACATCTGAGTGATCGCGACCAGCTTGGTCTTCGGCGTCAGCAGCTTCTCGAACTCGTCGATCAGGAAATTGCCTTCATCATCGACCGGCGCCCATTTGATCACCGCACCGTGGCGCTCCCGCAGGAAATGCCAGGGCACGATGTTGGAATGGTGCTCCATGATCGAGAGGACGATCTCATCGCCCTGCTTGATGTTCGGCTCCCCCCAGGACGACGCCACGAGGTTGATCGCCTCGGTGACGTTGCGGGTGAAGATGATCTCCTCGGTACGCCGGGCGTTGACGAATTGCGCGACTTTCGCCCGCGCGCCCTCGTAGGCTTCGGTGGCGGCATTGGCGAGGTAGTGCAGGCCGCGATGCACGTTGGCGTATTCGGATATATAGGCCTGCGTCATGCGGTCGAGCACGGACTGCGGCTTCTGCGCCGAGGCCGCGTTGTCAAGATAGACCAGCGGCTTGCCGTAGATCTGCATGGCGAGCGCCGGAAAGTCCTTGCGCACGCGCGCAACATCATAGGCGCCGTTTAGGACCGCCGGATGCGTGCTCATGACCGTCGCTCCAGCCAGCGCTCGGCAATGCCGATCACGTGCTCGCGCAGGTCATCGTCGGCGATCTGCTCGATCGCCTCGCCCACGAAAGCCTGGATCAGCAGCGCCTGGGCCTGCTTCTCCGGCAGGCCGCGCGCCTTCAGATAGAACAGCAGGCTGTCGTCGAGCGCGCCGGCGG is from Bradyrhizobium sp. ISRA430 and encodes:
- a CDS encoding cysteine desulfurase, which codes for MSTHPAVLNGAYDVARVRKDFPALAMQIYGKPLVYLDNAASAQKPQSVLDRMTQAYISEYANVHRGLHYLANAATEAYEGARAKVAQFVNARRTEEIIFTRNVTEAINLVASSWGEPNIKQGDEIVLSIMEHHSNIVPWHFLRERHGAVIKWAPVDDEGNFLIDEFEKLLTPKTKLVAITQMSNALGTFVPIKEVVRLAHDRGIRVLVDGAQGAVHLPVDVQDLDCDFYAFTGHKVYGPTGVGALYAKHEHLVAMRPFNGGGEMIREVAKDWVTYGDPPHKFEAGTPPIVEAIGLGAAIDYVNSIGKERIAAHERDLVTYAQERLREINSLRLIGTARGKGPVISFELKGAHAHDVATVIDRQGIAVRAGTHCVMPLLERFNVTATCRASFGMYNTRDEVDHLARALLKARDLFA
- a CDS encoding GGDEF domain-containing protein, producing MVKVLDEHERTMAFAEVALGQIRSLKQTAIPRNYEIWYVYATGYNAPLNKIINETLARNGKLTEADLEQIYETYLSHIKTTDRIDKVGARVIGEIDDVVKILGEALGMTSSYEASLSGATEKLSSAKSREQIKSIVETLVRSTREMRETNKVLEDRLTLSKNEISNLQQSLEAIRAESLTDPLTGLGNRKYFDRMIGMAVQSALASGEPLSLLLFDIDHFKSFNDSYGHLTGDQVLRLVGLSLKQTIKGQDITARYGGEEFAVVLPNTALRQALTVADHIRRAVMAKELKKKSTGEILGRVTISVGVSMLKQGDDTDSLIERADACLYAAKRNGRNRVICEADPEYVAESRGQVA
- a CDS encoding TfoX/Sxy family protein, with product MDREFLIDLFADFGPVTIRKMFSGYGISADGTNFALSLRAGLFFRADEQTIPDYEAEGSKPFQYQTRAKTVTVNSYWQLPARLFDDSEELAQWARGALAAAQRAKVKKKPKTKKRVATVAKAPAKKPGKKVAARKQANKAAVRKRTKRKA
- a CDS encoding DEAD/DEAH box helicase; translated protein: MSFSNLGLSEKVLAAVAATGYTNPTPIQEQAIPHVLARKDVLGIAQTGTGKTAAFVLPMLTILEKGRARARMPRTLILEPTRELAAQVKENFDRYGAGQKLNVALLIGGVSFGDQDAKLMRGVDVLIATPGRLLDHTERGGLLLTGVELLVIDEADRMLDMGFIPDIERICKLVPFTRQTLFFTATMPPEIRRITEAFLHNPQKVEVSRPATTAVTVTQSQIPAGREPHEKRELLRRLLREAKDLKNAIIFCNRKREVAIVHKSLQKHGFSAGALHGDMDQPARMAALDQFRKGELPLLVASDVAARGLDIPEVSHVFNFDVPHHPDDYVHRIGRTGRAGRTGTAISIVTPLDQKSMAAIEKLIGQNIPRAEGDYEVHAETTEATERTREKRGRERSRGGRGKPQRGHDRERSHEPRGDSRQASEAKHAHEPRHRARQQANASHVPSIGRPEPRRPQREIDTEPGDHSHLPAFLLRPVRSPAGA
- a CDS encoding SUF system Fe-S cluster assembly protein yields the protein MSDMAEVKANPMETHSALPPEETERLTREIIAGLKTVFDPEIPADIYELGLIYKVEIKDDRSVDVLMTLTTPNCPAAGELPTMVENAVASVPGVGVVDVKVVWEPAWSPERMSDEARLVLNMW
- a CDS encoding iron-sulfur cluster assembly accessory protein encodes the protein MTDMTQAPSASTPASSPKPRRPRPQVMRLTDAAAQRITELAQRADSEIVGLRVGVKNGGCAGQSYTVEYAHEIRPTDEVVEDKGVKILVDPKAVLFLLGTEMDYKADKMQAQFVFNNPNQVSACGCGESVELRPAKVEG